One Vitis riparia cultivar Riparia Gloire de Montpellier isolate 1030 chromosome 4, EGFV_Vit.rip_1.0, whole genome shotgun sequence genomic window carries:
- the LOC117912333 gene encoding probable acyl-activating enzyme 6 has product MDSLKPRPANSSPLTPLGFLDRAATVYGDCPSVLYNSITYTWSQTHRRCLQVASSIKTFGIGRGHVVSVVAPNVPAMYELHFAVPMSGAVLNTINTRLDARTVSVLLRHSESKLVFVDCLSRALILEALSLFPPNTQWPLLVLIADEEVAPSSTVDFISTYEDLVERGDPEFKWVRPESEWDPIVLNYTSGTTSSPKGVVHCHRGIFIVTIDSLVEWSVPKQPVYLWTLPMFHGNGWTFTWGMAAVGGTNVCLRKFDARIIYDAIPKYGITHMCAAPVVLNMLSNYPNHQPLGNPVKILTAGAPPPYSVLLRTESLGFVVSHGYGMTETAGVVVSCAWKPQWDRFPASERARVKARQGVRTVVMTEVDVVDPKSGVRVKRDGSSLGEIVLRGACIMLGYLKDPEGTSKCMSKEGWLYTGDVAVMHPDGYIEIKDRSKDVIISGGENLSSVEVESVLYTHPAVNEAAVVARPDDFWGETPCAFVSLKPESPDKPTAKEMMEYCRARMPHYMVPKTVVFKEELHKTSTGKIQKFKLRDIAKAMGSSPASRM; this is encoded by the coding sequence ATGGATTCACTGAAGCCAAGGCCCGCAAATTCATCACCTCTCACCCCTTTAGGCTTCCTCGATAGAGCTGCTACTGTTTATGGCGATTGCCCTTCTGTTTTGTATAACTCCATCACGTACACCTGGTCTCAGACCCACCGTCGATGTCTCCAGGTGGCTTCTTCCATCAAAACTTTCGGCATTGGGAGAGGCCATGTGGTGTCGGTGGTGGCACCCAACGTCCCCGCCATGTACGAGCTTCACTTCGCCGTCCCCATGTCCGGCGCCGTCCTCAACACTATCAATACTCGCCTAGACGCACGCACTGTTTCCGTGCTCCTTCGCCACAGCGAATCCAAACTCGTCTTCGTCGACTGCCTCTCCCGCGCGCTCATTCTTGAAGCGCTCTCGCTATTCCCACCAAACACTCAATGGCCACTTCTCGTCCTCATCGCGGATGAAGAGGTCGCGCCCTCATCCACCGTCGATTTCATCAGCACGTATGAAGATCTGGTGGAGAGGGGTGATCCGGAGTTCAAGTGGGTCCGGCCGGAGAGCGAGTGGGACCCGATTGTTCTGAATTACACATCCGGAACGACCTCGTCACCAAAGGGTGTGGTCCACTGCCACCGCGGGATTTTCATCGTCACCATTGATTCTCTGGTGGAATGGTCTGTACCGAAGCAGCCGGTGTACCTCTGGACCCTACCCATGTTCCACGGCAACGGCTGGACCTTCACTTGGGGAATGGCGGCCGTCGGTGGGACCAACGTCTGCCTCCGCAAATTCGACGCACGTATCATCTACGACGCCATTCCCAAGTACGGCATCACCCACATGTGCGCTGCACCTGTGGTCCTCAACATGCTCTCCAACTACCCTAACCACCAGCCACTAGGGAATCCCGTAAAAATCCTCACCGCCGGGGCTCCACCTCCGTACAGCGTGCTTCTGCGAACAGAATCTCTGGGTTTTGTTGTGAGTCACGGGTACGGAATGACTGAAACGGCGGGAGTGGTGGTGTCCTGCGCTTGGAAGCCGCAGTGGGATCGGTTTCCGGCGTCGGAGAGGGCAAGGGTGAAGGCAAGACAAGGGGTGAGGACGGTTGTTATGACGGAAGTGGACGTGGTGGACCCCAAGTCAGGAGTCAGAGTGAAGCGAGACGGGTCGTCTTTGGGCGAGATTGTGCTGAGAGGTGCATGCATTATGCTCGGTTACCTCAAAGACCCAGAGGGAACCTCCAAATGCATGAGTAAAGAAGGGTGGCTCTACACCGGAGACGTGGCGGTGATGCACCCAGATGGGTATATAGAAATCAAGGACCGATCCAAGGACGTGATCATCAGCGGAGGCGAGAACTTGAGCAGTGTGGAAGTTGAGTCGGTGCTCTACACTCACCCAGCCGTGAACGAGGCGGCAGTGGTGGCTCGGCCCGACGACTTCTGGGGCGAGACTCCATGCGCGTTCGTGAGCTTAAAGCCAGAGTCGCCGGACAAGCCGACGGCGAAGGAGATGATGGAGTACTGTAGGGCGAGAATGCCGCACTACATGGTACCGAAGACGGTCGTATTCAAGGAAGAACTGCACAAGACTTCAACGGGGAAGATTCAGAAGTTTAAGCTAAGAGACATTGCCAAGGCTATGGGGTCTTCGCCGGCAAGTCGGATGTAG